Proteins co-encoded in one Arachis hypogaea cultivar Tifrunner chromosome 13, arahy.Tifrunner.gnm2.J5K5, whole genome shotgun sequence genomic window:
- the LOC112732900 gene encoding acyl carrier protein 4, chloroplastic, with amino-acid sequence MASSSVSATSLRFAQSLTLCSKTTLQASSRFGAVSVGWSRRSFPSLRSSRFRICAAQPETVDKVCEIVRKQLALPPESQLTPETTFTALGADSLDTVEIVMGLEEEFGISVEEQSSENITCIKEAADLIEKLLQNKTPPS; translated from the exons atggcctcatcatcagtTTCAGCCACTTCTCTTAGGTTCGCACAATCTCTCACTTTGTGTAGCAAGACTACCCTCCAG GCTAGTTCAAGATTTGGGGCAGTCTCTGTGGGATGGAGCAGGAGGAGCTTTCCTTCTTTAAGATCCTCTCGCTTCCGCATCTGTGCG GCACAGCCTGAGACAGTTGACAAAGTGTGCGAAATAGTGAGGAAACAGCTTGCTCTGCCTCCGGAGTCTCAACTTACCCCTGAAACCACCTTCACAGCACTTGGTGCTGACTCCCTTGACACT GTGGAAATAGTGATGGGTTTGGAGGAAGAATTTGGAATTAGCGTTGAGGAGCAGAGCTCTGAAAACATCACTTGTATCAAAGAAGCTGCTGATTTGATAGAGAAACTTCTTCAAAACAAAACTCCACCTAGCTAG